In Nocardioides dokdonensis FR1436, the following are encoded in one genomic region:
- the nuoH gene encoding NADH-quinone oxidoreductase subunit NuoH, producing the protein MNAELPLFGQDVWWLVLVKAVLIFVVLVLLTLFNIWWERRVVARMQHRIGPNVNGPFGLLQSLADGVKLALKEDIIPKAADKVVFVLAPVLVVVPAFVTFAVIPFGPEVTMFGQRTPLQLTDMPVAVLFVMAIASIGIYGIVLGGWSSGSTYSLLGGLRSSAQMISYEVSMGLALIAVFLYAGSLSTSEIVAAQEDWWFGAILFPSFVIYVISMVGETNRAPFDLPEAEGELVGGFHTEYSSLKFALFFLGEYINMATVSALATTLFLGGWRAPFWIDEVWAGANEGYVPVIWFFAKMLGFIFFFIWLRGTLPRMRYDQFMNLGWKVLIPFALAWVVLVATMRYVSTAYDFGTQEILIGGGVLLALILLWGFFGSDEPEVADQPDHTAPTGAYPVPPMPGGGPVRGAAAPLTFPSSRTQATVTTGAPGTTEES; encoded by the coding sequence GTGAACGCCGAACTGCCGCTCTTCGGCCAGGACGTCTGGTGGCTGGTGCTGGTCAAGGCCGTGCTCATCTTCGTCGTGCTGGTGCTGCTGACGCTGTTCAACATCTGGTGGGAGCGGCGGGTCGTGGCCCGCATGCAGCACCGCATCGGCCCCAACGTCAACGGCCCCTTCGGCCTGCTCCAGTCCCTGGCGGACGGGGTGAAGCTCGCGCTGAAGGAGGACATCATCCCCAAGGCGGCCGACAAGGTCGTCTTCGTCCTCGCCCCGGTGCTCGTGGTGGTCCCGGCCTTCGTCACCTTCGCGGTGATCCCGTTCGGCCCCGAGGTCACGATGTTCGGGCAGCGCACCCCGCTGCAGCTGACCGACATGCCCGTGGCGGTGCTCTTCGTGATGGCGATCGCCTCCATCGGCATCTACGGCATCGTGCTCGGCGGCTGGTCCAGCGGCTCGACGTACTCGCTGCTCGGCGGCCTGCGCTCCAGCGCCCAGATGATCTCCTACGAGGTCTCGATGGGCCTCGCGCTCATCGCGGTCTTCCTGTACGCGGGCTCGCTGTCGACCTCCGAGATCGTCGCCGCCCAGGAGGACTGGTGGTTCGGGGCGATCCTGTTCCCCTCCTTCGTGATCTACGTGATCTCGATGGTCGGGGAGACCAACCGCGCGCCCTTCGACCTCCCCGAGGCCGAGGGCGAGCTGGTCGGCGGGTTCCACACCGAGTACTCCTCGCTCAAGTTCGCGCTCTTCTTCCTCGGCGAGTACATCAACATGGCGACCGTCTCGGCGTTGGCCACGACGCTGTTCCTCGGCGGGTGGCGGGCACCGTTCTGGATCGACGAGGTCTGGGCCGGCGCCAACGAGGGCTACGTGCCCGTCATCTGGTTCTTCGCCAAGATGCTCGGGTTCATCTTCTTCTTCATCTGGCTGCGCGGCACGCTGCCCCGGATGCGCTACGACCAGTTCATGAACCTGGGCTGGAAGGTGCTGATCCCGTTCGCGCTGGCCTGGGTCGTCCTGGTCGCCACGATGCGCTACGTCTCCACGGCCTACGACTTCGGCACCCAGGAGATCCTCATCGGCGGTGGGGTCCTGCTGGCCCTGATCCTCCTGTGGGGGTTCTTCGGCTCCGACGAGCCCGAGGTCGCCGACCAGCCCGACCACACCGCACCGACCGGCGCCTACCCGGTGCCGCCCATGCCCGGCGGGGGCCCCGTCCGCGGCGCCGCCGCACCGCTCACGTTCCCGTCGTCCCGCACGCAGGCCACGGTCACCACCGGCGCCCCGGGCACCACCGAGGAGAGCTGA
- the nuoK gene encoding NADH-quinone oxidoreductase subunit NuoK: MDDVTPYIVLSTILFTIGTVGVLTRRNAIVVFMCVELMLNACNLALVAFAKQHGNLDGQVAAFFVMVVAAAEVVVGLAIIMTIFRTRRSASVDDASLLKY, from the coding sequence ATGGACGACGTCACCCCCTACATCGTGCTGAGCACGATCCTGTTCACGATCGGCACCGTGGGCGTGCTCACGCGGCGCAACGCGATCGTCGTCTTCATGTGCGTGGAGCTGATGCTCAACGCCTGCAACCTCGCGCTGGTCGCCTTCGCCAAGCAGCACGGCAACCTCGACGGCCAGGTCGCCGCCTTCTTCGTGATGGTGGTGGCCGCAGCCGAGGTCGTGGTCGGGCTCGCGATCATCATGACCATCTTCCGGACTCGTCGCTCGGCCTCGGTCGACGACGCGAGCCTGCTGAAGTACTAG
- the rarD gene encoding EamA family transporter RarD: protein MAESRRGVLLGTAAYLMWGAFPLYFPLLEPAGALEMLGHRVVWSALTMTIVVVALHQVTALRALLADRRRTTLLVAAAATITVNWGVYIYGVTHGRVVETALGYYINPLVTVLLGVLVLGERMRRLQWIALGIAATAVVVLTIGYGRLPWVAIVLALSFGSYGLLKKTANAGAVPSLTLETLFMAPVALGYLALLGSSGNADFGAHGLSHALLLTTTGVVTAVPLLCFGAAATRIPLTTIGLLQYLTPTLQFLLGVLYFREDMPAARWAGFVLVWIALAMFTFEALRHRRRQLRLTVAAAVG, encoded by the coding sequence GTGGCCGAGTCGCGCCGCGGTGTCCTGCTGGGGACCGCCGCCTACCTGATGTGGGGAGCCTTCCCCCTGTACTTCCCCCTGCTCGAACCCGCAGGTGCGCTGGAGATGCTCGGCCACCGGGTCGTGTGGTCGGCGCTGACCATGACGATCGTGGTGGTGGCGCTGCACCAGGTCACGGCGCTGCGCGCCCTGCTCGCCGACCGGCGGCGCACGACGCTGCTGGTGGCCGCGGCGGCCACGATCACGGTCAACTGGGGCGTCTACATCTACGGCGTCACCCACGGCCGGGTGGTCGAGACGGCGCTCGGCTACTACATCAACCCCCTGGTCACCGTGCTGCTCGGCGTCCTGGTCCTGGGTGAGCGGATGCGCCGGCTCCAGTGGATCGCGCTCGGGATCGCGGCCACCGCCGTGGTCGTGCTCACCATCGGCTACGGGCGACTGCCCTGGGTGGCGATCGTGCTGGCCCTCTCCTTCGGCAGCTACGGGCTGCTGAAGAAGACCGCCAACGCCGGAGCGGTGCCGAGCCTGACCCTGGAGACCCTGTTCATGGCGCCGGTCGCGCTCGGCTACCTCGCCCTCCTGGGCAGCAGCGGCAACGCCGACTTCGGAGCGCACGGCCTGAGCCACGCGCTGCTGCTGACGACCACCGGCGTCGTGACCGCCGTCCCGCTGCTCTGCTTCGGCGCCGCGGCGACCCGCATCCCGCTGACCACCATCGGTCTCCTGCAGTACCTCACCCCGACCCTGCAGTTCCTGCTCGGGGTGCTCTACTTCCGCGAGGACATGCCGGCCGCGCGCTGGGCCGGGTTCGTGCTCGTCTGGATCGCTCTCGCGATGTTCACGTTCGAGGCGCTGCGCCACCGGCGCCGCCAGCTGCGCCTCACCGTGGCCGCCGCCGTCGGCTGA
- the nuoL gene encoding NADH-quinone oxidoreductase subunit L, with translation MFLMSEGGAAIPVIDPVGADGVFSLLWLVIALPLAGAALLLLGGRRTDAWGHWLGTLTAVGSFALSVVLFVSMLGRDEGERQVVQHLYDWMRVGDLTVSIDLLLDPLSVLFLLLITGVGSLIHVYSIGYMEHDPRRRRFFAYLNLFVAAMLMLVLSENYLGLFLGWEGVGLASYLLIGFWQHKPSAAAAAKKAFVVNRVGDIGLSLGIALFFVTFGSTSFSVISANASGAGEGVLTALGLLLLLAACGKSAQVPLQSWLLDAMEGPTPVSALIHAATMVTAGVYLVVRSNFVFELAPHAQTAVIVVATVTLLWGAVIGCAKDDIKKALAGSTMSQIGYMMLAAGLGVYGYAFAIFHLITHGFFKANMFLGAGSVMHGMDDEVDMRRYGGLRKLMPVTFLTFAMGYLAIIGFPLFSGFWSKDKIIETALVESPIAGAAALIGAGVTGFYMTRLMLMTFFGEKRWKDGTHPHESPSVMTGPLVALAALSVLGGLLLLGHWIVDWLAPVVGTIPEHEPPVPAIVITAAILVAVGLGVAVAWVLFGKRAVPVDAPQDVSFATRAARADLYGDTINETLVINPGRRAAVGLTRGDRSLVDALFTGGAGVTAALGGQLRKVQNGFVRSYALSVLGGVILVVAALLVVNL, from the coding sequence ATGTTTCTCATGTCCGAGGGTGGCGCAGCCATCCCCGTGATCGACCCCGTGGGCGCCGATGGTGTCTTCTCCCTGCTGTGGCTGGTCATCGCGCTGCCGCTGGCCGGTGCCGCGCTCCTGCTGCTCGGCGGTCGGCGTACGGACGCGTGGGGCCACTGGCTCGGCACGCTCACCGCCGTCGGCTCCTTCGCCCTCAGCGTCGTGCTCTTCGTGTCGATGCTGGGTCGCGACGAGGGCGAGCGCCAGGTCGTGCAGCACCTGTACGACTGGATGCGCGTCGGTGACCTCACGGTCTCCATCGACCTGCTCCTCGACCCGCTGTCGGTGCTGTTCCTGCTCCTCATCACCGGTGTCGGCTCACTGATCCACGTCTACTCCATCGGCTACATGGAGCACGACCCCCGTCGTCGCCGCTTCTTCGCCTACCTCAACCTCTTCGTCGCCGCCATGCTGATGCTGGTGCTCAGCGAGAACTACCTCGGCCTGTTCCTGGGCTGGGAGGGCGTCGGCCTGGCCTCGTACCTGCTCATCGGGTTCTGGCAGCACAAGCCCTCGGCGGCCGCCGCGGCCAAGAAGGCCTTCGTCGTCAACCGTGTCGGCGACATCGGGCTCAGCCTCGGCATCGCGCTCTTCTTCGTCACCTTCGGCTCGACCAGCTTCAGCGTGATCAGCGCCAACGCCTCCGGCGCCGGCGAGGGCGTGCTGACGGCGCTGGGCCTGCTGCTCCTCCTCGCAGCCTGCGGCAAGTCCGCGCAGGTGCCGCTGCAGTCGTGGCTGCTCGACGCCATGGAGGGCCCCACCCCGGTCTCCGCGCTCATCCACGCCGCGACCATGGTCACCGCCGGTGTCTACCTCGTGGTGCGCTCGAACTTCGTCTTCGAGCTCGCCCCGCACGCGCAGACCGCGGTCATCGTCGTCGCCACCGTCACGCTCCTGTGGGGTGCGGTCATCGGTTGTGCCAAGGACGACATCAAGAAGGCCCTGGCCGGTTCCACGATGAGCCAGATCGGCTACATGATGCTGGCCGCCGGGCTCGGCGTGTACGGCTACGCCTTCGCGATCTTCCACCTCATCACCCACGGCTTCTTCAAGGCCAACATGTTCCTGGGGGCCGGTTCGGTCATGCACGGCATGGACGACGAGGTCGACATGCGCCGCTACGGCGGCCTGCGCAAGCTGATGCCGGTCACCTTCCTGACCTTCGCGATGGGCTACCTCGCGATCATCGGCTTCCCGCTGTTCTCGGGCTTCTGGTCCAAGGACAAGATCATCGAGACCGCGCTCGTCGAGAGCCCGATCGCCGGCGCCGCCGCGCTGATCGGCGCCGGCGTCACCGGCTTCTACATGACCCGGCTGATGCTGATGACCTTCTTCGGCGAGAAGCGCTGGAAGGACGGCACGCACCCCCACGAGTCGCCCTCGGTGATGACCGGCCCGCTGGTCGCGCTCGCCGCGCTGTCGGTCCTGGGCGGGCTCCTGCTCCTGGGCCACTGGATCGTCGACTGGCTCGCGCCGGTCGTCGGCACCATCCCCGAGCACGAGCCGCCGGTCCCGGCGATCGTGATCACCGCTGCGATCCTCGTCGCGGTCGGCCTCGGCGTCGCGGTCGCGTGGGTCCTGTTCGGCAAGCGGGCCGTCCCGGTCGACGCACCGCAGGACGTCTCCTTCGCCACCCGTGCCGCACGCGCCGACCTCTACGGCGACACCATCAACGAGACCCTGGTCATCAACCCGGGACGGCGCGCCGCCGTGGGGCTCACCCGCGGTGACCGCAGCCTGGTCGACGCGCTGTTCACCGGCGGGGCCGGTGTCACGGCCGCGCTCGGTGGCCAGCTGCGCAAGGTCCAGAACGGTTTCGTGCGCTCCTACGCCCTCTCCGTGCTCGGCGGAGTCATCCTCGTCGTCGCGGCGCTCCTGGTGGTGAACCTCTGA
- a CDS encoding polyprenyl synthetase family protein codes for MSSTPPLANLALPVSDAALATRLQERLDAIEELLAGYVQGRTKYVSDAAAHLLAAGGKRFRPLLVLLAAEAGDDPGAEDVLTAACVVEITHLGSLYHDDVMDEAALRRGADSANARWDNLVAILTGDFLFARSSELTSRLGADAVRIQAETFTRLVEGQILETVDPGPGEDPLQHYLDVVAGKTGSLIATSARYGARFSGASREVEEALAAYGEIVGSAFQLSDDILDVASESDESGKTPGTDLREGVATLPVLMARAGCAGSEDPADVRLLELLDADLEDDALLAETLMLLRRHPAMDEARDYVLARAEEAKRHLDVLAPGPVRDALADFADLVAVRTG; via the coding sequence GTGAGCTCGACCCCGCCCCTGGCCAACCTGGCCCTGCCCGTCAGTGACGCGGCCCTCGCGACCCGTCTGCAGGAGCGCCTCGACGCGATCGAGGAGCTGCTCGCCGGCTACGTCCAGGGCCGCACCAAGTACGTCTCCGACGCGGCGGCGCACCTGCTGGCCGCCGGCGGCAAGCGCTTCCGCCCGCTCCTGGTGCTGCTGGCCGCCGAGGCCGGCGACGACCCCGGTGCCGAGGACGTGCTGACGGCCGCCTGCGTCGTCGAGATCACGCACCTGGGCTCGCTCTACCACGACGACGTGATGGACGAGGCCGCGCTGCGTCGCGGCGCGGACTCGGCCAACGCGCGGTGGGACAACCTGGTCGCCATCCTCACCGGCGACTTCCTCTTCGCCCGGTCCTCCGAGCTCACCTCCCGCCTGGGCGCCGACGCCGTCCGCATCCAGGCCGAGACGTTCACCCGCCTGGTCGAGGGGCAGATCCTCGAGACGGTCGACCCCGGTCCCGGTGAGGATCCGCTCCAGCACTACCTCGACGTGGTGGCCGGCAAGACCGGTTCGCTGATCGCCACCTCGGCCCGCTACGGCGCCCGCTTCAGCGGCGCCTCACGGGAGGTCGAGGAGGCGCTGGCGGCGTACGGCGAGATCGTCGGCTCGGCCTTCCAGCTCTCCGACGACATCCTCGACGTCGCCTCGGAGTCCGACGAGTCCGGCAAGACGCCCGGCACCGACCTGCGCGAGGGTGTGGCCACGCTGCCGGTGCTGATGGCCCGGGCGGGCTGCGCCGGCTCCGAGGACCCCGCCGACGTACGGCTCCTCGAGCTGCTCGACGCGGACCTCGAGGACGACGCGCTGCTCGCCGAGACCCTCATGCTGCTGCGCCGACACCCGGCGATGGACGAGGCCCGCGACTACGTCCTGGCCCGGGCCGAGGAGGCCAAGCGCCACCTCGACGTGCTCGCCCCGGGCCCGGTGCGCGATGCGCTGGCCGACTTCGCCGACCTCGTCGCCGTCCGCACCGGCTGA
- the nuoN gene encoding NADH-quinone oxidoreductase subunit NuoN, with the protein MGPEFTKPLMEYASIWPLFVVFGVACLGLLAEAFLPRERRHGVQVVLAVAGLLAALVGTVLIGMDLEPTEGGAARGLIGAAGSVVVDGPTVFIWGLLLVFALGGVALFAERRLESGVSAFAGQAAALPGTEAERRAQGLDHSEVYPLLMFAVTGMLLFPASGDLLTMFVALEVLSLPLYLLCGLARRRRLLSQEAALKYFLLGAFSSGFFLYGVALVYGFAGSMDLAAIDAAVRNDTGNRALLLVGIGMLMVGVFFKVGAVPFHSWTPDVYQGAPTAVTAFMAAGTKVAAFGAMLRLLYVAFGAERWSWQPMLWVVAILTMLVGAVLAIVQTDVKRMLAYSAIAHTGFLITGVLGVQSASELAEGQITALQSVLFYLAAYSFATMGAFAIVTLVRDSSGEATRMARWAGLGRRSPIVAGAFAFFLLSMAGIPLTAGFTGKWAVFTVALAAGAWPVVLVAILASVLSVYFYVNQIRIMYFAEPEGEVASVTTPSMLTTVVIAVGVIGTLALGVVPGPVLDLAADAGQFIR; encoded by the coding sequence ATGGGCCCCGAGTTCACCAAGCCGCTGATGGAGTACGCCAGCATCTGGCCGCTCTTCGTGGTCTTCGGCGTCGCCTGCCTCGGGCTCCTCGCTGAGGCCTTCCTGCCCCGCGAGCGCCGTCACGGCGTCCAGGTGGTGCTGGCCGTCGCCGGTCTGCTCGCCGCCCTCGTGGGCACCGTGCTGATCGGCATGGACCTGGAGCCGACCGAGGGCGGCGCCGCCCGCGGCCTGATCGGTGCGGCCGGGTCGGTCGTCGTCGACGGCCCGACCGTCTTCATCTGGGGGCTCCTGCTGGTCTTCGCCCTCGGTGGCGTGGCGCTCTTCGCCGAGCGCCGCCTCGAGAGCGGGGTCTCGGCCTTCGCCGGCCAGGCCGCAGCCCTCCCGGGCACCGAGGCCGAGCGCCGGGCCCAGGGCCTCGACCACAGCGAGGTCTACCCGCTGCTGATGTTCGCCGTCACCGGCATGCTGCTCTTCCCGGCCTCGGGCGACCTGCTGACCATGTTCGTGGCGCTCGAGGTGCTCTCGCTGCCGCTCTACCTGCTCTGCGGCCTGGCGCGACGCCGGCGCCTGCTCAGCCAGGAGGCGGCGCTGAAGTACTTCCTGCTGGGCGCGTTCTCCTCCGGCTTCTTCCTCTACGGCGTCGCGCTGGTCTACGGCTTCGCCGGGTCCATGGACCTGGCGGCGATCGACGCGGCGGTGCGCAACGACACCGGCAACCGGGCCCTGCTGCTCGTGGGCATCGGCATGCTGATGGTCGGCGTGTTCTTCAAGGTCGGCGCCGTGCCGTTCCACTCCTGGACGCCGGACGTCTACCAGGGCGCCCCGACCGCGGTGACCGCCTTCATGGCCGCCGGCACCAAGGTCGCCGCCTTCGGCGCGATGCTGCGCCTGCTCTACGTCGCCTTCGGCGCCGAGCGCTGGTCCTGGCAGCCGATGCTGTGGGTCGTGGCCATCCTCACGATGCTCGTGGGCGCGGTGCTCGCGATCGTGCAGACCGACGTGAAGCGGATGCTGGCCTACTCCGCGATCGCCCACACCGGCTTCCTGATCACCGGCGTGCTCGGCGTGCAGAGCGCCAGCGAGCTCGCCGAGGGCCAGATCACCGCGCTGCAGTCGGTGCTGTTCTACCTGGCGGCCTACAGCTTCGCGACCATGGGCGCCTTCGCGATCGTCACGCTGGTGCGCGACTCCTCCGGTGAGGCGACCCGGATGGCGCGCTGGGCCGGGCTCGGGCGGCGCTCGCCGATCGTGGCCGGCGCGTTCGCGTTCTTCCTGCTCTCGATGGCCGGCATCCCGCTGACCGCGGGCTTCACCGGCAAGTGGGCGGTCTTCACCGTCGCGCTCGCCGCAGGGGCCTGGCCGGTCGTGCTCGTGGCGATCCTCGCCAGCGTGCTGTCGGTGTACTTCTACGTCAACCAGATCCGGATCATGTACTTCGCCGAGCCCGAGGGCGAGGTCGCCTCGGTGACCACGCCGTCGATGCTGACCACCGTCGTCATCGCCGTCGGGGTGATCGGCACCCTGGCCCTGGGCGTCGTGCCGGGGCCGGTGCTGGACCTGGCGGCGGATGCCGGACAATTCATCAGGTGA
- a CDS encoding NADH-quinone oxidoreductase subunit J produces the protein MIVFWILAPLMVAAALGVVLVRRAVHSALLLAVVMISLAVVYLSLDAPFLFAVQIIVYTGAIMMLFLFVLMLVGVDAADSLVETIRGQRVLAVLAGLVMGTLLVVLVAQMSLGTMTGMTGANAGGNIEGLADLLFGRYVLAFEATAALLITAAVGAMLLAHRERLEPKEGQQAMAARRVREYGESGKHLGPLPAPGVYARHNAVDTPALLPDGTPLLSSVSRVLAARGTVRSAPALAEDIDEVQRTLDGVRGVSGGAASATDTSAGAGHNTENPEDPHRPDRTGPADQPEGDE, from the coding sequence GTGATCGTCTTCTGGATCCTGGCCCCCCTCATGGTGGCGGCCGCCCTCGGCGTCGTCCTGGTGCGCCGCGCGGTGCACTCGGCCCTGCTGCTGGCCGTGGTGATGATCAGCCTCGCGGTGGTCTACCTGAGCCTCGACGCGCCGTTCCTCTTCGCGGTGCAGATCATCGTCTACACCGGCGCGATCATGATGCTGTTCCTGTTCGTGCTGATGCTCGTCGGCGTCGACGCCGCCGACTCGCTGGTCGAGACGATCCGCGGGCAGCGGGTGCTGGCAGTGCTGGCGGGCCTGGTGATGGGCACGCTGCTGGTCGTGCTGGTCGCCCAGATGTCGCTGGGCACGATGACCGGGATGACCGGCGCGAACGCCGGCGGCAACATCGAGGGGCTCGCCGACCTGCTCTTCGGGCGGTACGTCCTGGCCTTCGAGGCCACCGCGGCCCTGCTGATCACCGCCGCCGTGGGCGCCATGCTGCTGGCCCACCGCGAGCGCCTGGAGCCCAAGGAGGGCCAGCAGGCGATGGCCGCGCGCCGGGTGCGCGAGTACGGCGAGTCCGGCAAGCACCTCGGTCCGCTGCCCGCCCCGGGCGTCTACGCCCGGCACAACGCGGTCGACACCCCGGCGCTGCTGCCCGACGGCACCCCGCTGCTCAGCTCGGTCTCGCGGGTGCTGGCCGCGCGCGGCACCGTGCGCTCGGCCCCGGCCCTGGCCGAGGACATCGACGAGGTGCAGCGCACCCTCGACGGCGTGCGGGGCGTCTCCGGCGGAGCCGCGAGCGCGACCGACACGTCCGCGGGCGCCGGTCACAACACCGAGAACCCCGAGGACCCCCACCGCCCCGACCGCACCGGCCCGGCCGACCAGCCCGAGGGAGACGAGTGA
- a CDS encoding NADH-quinone oxidoreductase subunit M, whose product MSDFPWLSLLILLPLVGAVAIPFLRTSPTLVKQVGLGVSLGTLALAVAVAFQYDVDGGMQLTETHDWISAFGVHYALGLDGLGLLLVLLTAVLVPIVLLASWRDHEGYLDGGEQGSPAAFVAWALALEALSLAVFMATDVFLFYVVFEATLIPAYFLIGGFGRVGRSAAAIKFLMFQLAGGLVLLGGVIGLYVVSAQQGTPSYLLSDLAELDISTSAGRWLFAAFFIAFAIKAPLFPVHTWLADTTERATPGTAVLLVCVLDKIGTFGMLRFCLGLFPEASQWATPLVVVLALVSIVYGALVAIGQDDLMRLIGLTSLSHFGFITLGIFVFSTQGGTGSILYMVNHGLGTAALFLVAGFIVQRRGTASIREMGGIEKLTPVLAGLFLIAGLAALGLPGLSTFVSEMLVIIAAFQYAWYVGAVAVTGIVLAAIYALWMYQRTMTGPGLDPVPGTVATTRDITLRETVAVAPLFVGLVFFGFYPLPLMEASDPYVGDLLSQVGVSDDPPEVTAPAAGTDVHSDSDTAEEGEN is encoded by the coding sequence ATGTCTGACTTCCCCTGGCTCAGCCTCCTGATCCTGCTTCCCCTCGTCGGGGCGGTGGCGATCCCGTTCCTGCGCACCTCGCCGACGCTGGTCAAGCAGGTCGGTCTGGGTGTCTCCCTCGGCACGCTGGCGCTCGCCGTCGCGGTCGCCTTCCAGTACGACGTCGACGGGGGCATGCAGCTCACCGAGACCCACGACTGGATCAGCGCCTTCGGGGTCCACTACGCCCTCGGCCTCGACGGTCTCGGCCTGCTCCTGGTGCTGCTGACCGCGGTGCTGGTGCCGATCGTGCTGCTGGCGTCCTGGCGCGACCACGAGGGCTACCTCGACGGGGGCGAGCAGGGCTCGCCCGCCGCGTTCGTCGCCTGGGCACTGGCCCTCGAGGCCCTCTCGCTCGCGGTCTTCATGGCCACCGACGTCTTCCTGTTCTACGTCGTCTTCGAGGCGACCCTGATCCCCGCCTACTTCCTCATCGGCGGCTTCGGGCGGGTGGGTCGCAGCGCGGCCGCGATCAAGTTCCTGATGTTCCAGCTCGCCGGCGGCCTGGTGCTGCTCGGTGGCGTCATCGGCCTCTACGTCGTCTCCGCCCAGCAGGGCACGCCGTCGTACCTGCTCTCCGACCTCGCCGAGCTCGACATCAGCACCAGTGCCGGGCGTTGGCTCTTCGCCGCCTTCTTCATCGCCTTCGCGATCAAGGCGCCGCTGTTCCCGGTGCACACCTGGCTGGCCGACACCACCGAGCGGGCCACCCCCGGCACCGCGGTGCTGCTGGTCTGCGTGCTCGACAAGATCGGCACCTTCGGGATGCTCCGCTTCTGCCTGGGGCTGTTCCCCGAGGCCTCGCAGTGGGCGACCCCCCTGGTGGTGGTCCTCGCGCTGGTCTCGATCGTCTACGGCGCGCTGGTGGCCATCGGCCAGGACGACCTGATGCGCCTGATCGGTCTGACCTCGCTGAGCCACTTCGGCTTCATCACCCTGGGCATCTTCGTCTTCTCGACGCAGGGCGGCACCGGTTCGATCCTCTACATGGTCAACCACGGTCTCGGCACCGCGGCGCTGTTCCTGGTGGCGGGCTTCATCGTCCAGCGCCGGGGCACCGCCTCGATCCGCGAGATGGGCGGGATCGAGAAGCTCACCCCGGTCCTCGCCGGCCTGTTCCTGATCGCCGGCCTGGCGGCGCTGGGCCTGCCCGGCCTGAGCACCTTCGTCTCCGAGATGCTCGTCATCATCGCGGCCTTCCAGTACGCCTGGTACGTCGGCGCGGTGGCGGTCACCGGCATCGTGCTGGCCGCCATCTACGCCCTGTGGATGTACCAGCGCACCATGACCGGCCCGGGCCTCGACCCGGTGCCCGGCACGGTGGCGACGACCCGCGACATCACGCTGCGCGAGACGGTCGCCGTGGCTCCGCTCTTCGTGGGCCTGGTGTTCTTCGGCTTCTACCCGCTGCCGCTGATGGAGGCCTCCGACCCCTACGTCGGTGACCTGCTCAGCCAGGTGGGCGTCAGTGACGACCCGCCGGAGGTGACCGCGCCCGCCGCGGGCACCGACGTGCACAGCGACAGCGACACCGCCGAGGAGGGCGAGAACTGA
- the nuoI gene encoding NADH-quinone oxidoreductase subunit NuoI: MAESSKSIKEQFWDPVAGFGVTFRTMFRKVVTEQYPFEKLPTAPRFHGRHQLNRWPDGLEKCIGCELCAWACPADAIYVEGAGNSDDPDSEGRFSPGERYGAVYQINYLRCILCGLCIEACPTRALTMTNEYELADSTRESLIYEKSDLLAPLLPGMEQPPHAMLLGDDETDYYRGQYAAPAPGAGGTEEAPR, encoded by the coding sequence ATGGCAGAGAGTTCCAAGAGCATCAAGGAGCAGTTCTGGGACCCCGTCGCGGGTTTCGGGGTCACGTTCCGCACCATGTTCCGCAAGGTCGTCACCGAGCAGTACCCCTTCGAGAAGCTGCCGACCGCACCGCGGTTCCACGGCCGCCACCAGCTCAACCGCTGGCCCGACGGGCTGGAGAAGTGCATCGGGTGCGAGCTGTGCGCCTGGGCCTGCCCCGCTGACGCGATCTACGTCGAGGGCGCCGGCAACAGCGACGACCCCGACTCCGAGGGCCGCTTCAGCCCCGGCGAGCGCTACGGCGCCGTCTACCAGATCAACTACCTGCGCTGCATCCTGTGCGGGCTGTGCATCGAGGCGTGCCCGACGCGGGCGCTGACCATGACCAACGAGTACGAGCTGGCCGACTCCACCCGCGAGAGCCTGATCTACGAGAAGTCCGACCTGCTCGCGCCGCTGCTCCCGGGCATGGAGCAGCCTCCGCACGCGATGCTGCTCGGCGACGACGAGACCGACTACTACCGCGGCCAGTACGCCGCCCCGGCCCCCGGCGCCGGCGGCACCGAGGAGGCCCCCCGGTGA